The following are encoded together in the Babesia microti strain RI chromosome II, complete genome genome:
- a CDS encoding CRAL/TRIO domain (overlaps_old_locusTagID:BBM_II02020) — MVNMESVTAENADTPSTSLPSDADAKLTLSHEEKIKSLDKSISEIHFNSSLDNVVRELDKISLQAENVIMGSTDLVDYSGDSSDTHEDVCSNTKKLTSTTSVFSKSSSKASVEMNQKINVDSDEKINIHMKSTLYPPTVIVNDDKDVVYITPDALKFTPTSEHVVATMKNGEKFRFIFCNQEYNDEERQSIENYKRYVISCISNIDKGDADAITLYGEHFKDSIFSQDHYILRYLQGNSFEPHKTYLDVKNHLKWRSENLPIDQKQIEPFLDMGFCYIFGRDKCARPIVVIRLSKASNLKKEVMLRVLYYWLELILSKMLVPGKIEQWRILVDLNSYNIFNMPLSFLKDASKFLTVNYRSRLTGMVILNAPFMVSGIWNVIKGILPVYTQEKIIITSHATSKHFLSLVDESQVEARYGGTAKNNIMFKHPVFPPLSNK, encoded by the exons ATGGTTAATATGGAAAGCGTTACCGCTGAAAATGCAGATACACCAAGTACATCTCTTCCCTCAGATGCTGATGCCAAATTAACTTTATCCCATGAGGAAAAGATCAAGAGCCTTGATAAGTCCATATCTGAAATCCATTTTAACTCATCACTTGACAATGTAGTTAGGGAacttgataaaatttcGCTCCAGGCGGAAAATGTTATTATGGGAAGCACAGACCTAGTAGACTACAGTGGAGACTCTAGTGATACCCACGAGGATGTGTGTTCTAACACTAAAAAGTTGACATCCACAACTTCCGTGTTTTCAAAATCTTCATCCAAAGCATCTGTTGAAATGAATCAAAAGATAAACGTTGACAGTGATGagaaaataaatatacatatgaAGTCTACGCTATATCCACCTACCGTCATTGTTAATGATGACAAAGatgttgtatatataacGCCGGATGCGCTAAAATTTACTCCAACTTCTGAGCATGTGGTCGCT ACCATGAAGAATGGCGAAAAATTTCGCTTCATCTTCTGCAATCAGGAGTATAATGACGAGGAGAGACAgtcaattgaaaattacAAGAGATATGTCATCTCCTGCATAAGTAATATTGACAAAGGTGATGCTGATGCCATAACTTTATATGGCGAGCATTTCAAAGACTCCATTTTCTCACAGGATCATTACATTTTACGTTATCTACAAGGCAACTCTTTTGAGCCACATAAGACCTATCTTGATGTAAAGAATCATCTTAAGTGGAGAAGTGAAAATTTGCCTATAGACCAAAAACAAATAGAACCCTTTCTTGATATGGGgttttgttatatttttggcAGGGACAAATGTGCTAGACCCATTGTCGTAATTAGGCTTTCCAAAGCATCCAACCTAAAGAAGGAGGTTATGCTACGTGTTTTATACTATTGGTTAG aaTTGATATTGTCTAAGATGTTAGTCCCTGGTAAAATCGAGCAGTGGCGTATCCTCGTTGATCTAAATAGCTACAACATATTCAACATGCCCTTATCATTCCTAAAAGATGCatccaaatttttaact GTAAATTACAGGAGTAGGCTGACTGGCATGGTAATATTAAATGCTCCCTTTATGGTTTCCGGAATATGGAATGTTATTAAGGGGATTTTACCTGTCTATACCCAGgagaaaataataattacttCACATGCCACATCTAAGCACTTTCTATCACTAGTAGATGAATCTCAGGTCGAAGCAAGGTATGGAGGGACTGCCAAGAATAATATCATGTTCAAACACCCTGTATTCCCTCCACTCTCCAATAAATAG
- a CDS encoding conserved Plasmodium protein, unknown function (overlaps_old_locusTagID:BBM_II02015) encodes MLDANKIFSAIDDNKAICPCSAQWIMVPLCYAAYLPESPDNDVQAHAKIFFSYFPDQCIDEPFNRCYRNYSDSNPPPVHDRKKLMYWLQIAENECRRKAGVPERVFSFKRLMRRWRYPDGYI; translated from the exons ATGTTGGATgctaataaaatattttctgcAATAGATGACAATAAGGCAATTTGCCCCTGCAGTGCCCAATGGATAATGGTACCTCTCTG CTATGCCGCTTATCTACCTGAGAGCCCCGATAATGATGTTCAAGCCCatgccaaaatattttttagttattTTCCTGATCAATGCATAGATGAGCCATTTAATCGTTGTTATCGCAACTATTCCGACTCCAACCCGCCACC AGTTCATGATAGGAAGAAACTAATGTACTGGCTCCAAATCGCGGAAAATGAGTGCAGACGTAAGGCAGGGGTACCTGAAAGGGTATTCAG CTTTAAGAGATTGATGAGGAGATGGAGATATCCGGATGGGTATATATGA